The following are from one region of the Oreochromis aureus strain Israel breed Guangdong linkage group 1, ZZ_aureus, whole genome shotgun sequence genome:
- the clec3a gene encoding tetranectin-like protein, with protein MARLALPVFLLLSFSLLHICNSDPSRTRKAVSPRQSGATEEEDVMSQIQRLWQEVNSLKEMLALQTVCLRGIKVHRKCYLTIEEPKHYHEANEDCIAQGGTLATPRDMLENNELRDYAKRSAPGSKDFWIGVADIVKEGQYVDVNSQPVRFFNWDRSKKQPTGTKRESCVALSVAAQGKWYDEVCRSLKKYICEYVIP; from the exons ATGGCACGCCTGGCCCTccctgtcttcctcctcctcagcttCTCCTTGCTCCACATCTGCAACAGTGATCCGTCTCGCACCAGGAAGGCTGTTTCACCTCGCCAGTCTGGAG ctacagaggaggaggatgtgATGTCACAGATCCAGAGGTTGTGGCAGGAGGTGAATTCTCTGAAAGAGATGCTGGCACTGCAGACAG tgtgtctcCGGGGCATCAAAGTTCATAGAAAGTGTTATCTTACAATTGAGGAACCCAAACATTaccatgaagcaaatgaagacTGCATTGCACAAGGTGGAACTCTTGCAACACCGCGGGACATGTTGGAAAACAATGAACTGAGAGACTATGCAAAGAGGAGTGCTCCCGGGTCCAAGGACTTCTGGATCGGTGTGGCAGACATAGTGAAAGAAGGCCAGTATGTCGATGTCAACAGCCAGCCAGTCCGCTTCTTTAACTGGGATCGCTCCAAGAAGCAGCCCACAGGAACGAAGAGGGAGAGCTGTGTTGCTCTTTCAGTGGCTGCACAAGGAAAGTGGTATGATGAGGTGTGTCGCAGCCTGAAAAAGTACATCTGTGAATATGTCATTCCCTGA
- the vat1l gene encoding synaptic vesicle membrane protein VAT-1 homolog-like: MAKEGADMTEETEYMIDKNVKKEIDNVETSGNAKEMRAVILSGFGGLNKLRVTKKAMPEPQDGEVKIRVKTCGLNFLDLMVRQGTIDNPPKPPLVPGFECSGIVESVGENTKGFEIGDRVMAFVNYDAWAEVVCAPVDFVYKMPDEMTFAEAAAFSLNFVAAYMMLFEVANLREGMSVLVHSAGGGVGQAVAQLCSTVPNVTVFGIASCFKHAAIRDSVAHLFDRNVDYIQEVKKISPEGVDIVLDCLCGENTGKGLSLLKPLGTYILYGASNMVTGETKSFFSFAKSWWQVEKVNPIKLYEENKVIAGFSLLNLLFKQGRCGLVKSVMDKLLCLYEEKKIKPVVDSLWALEEVKEAMQRIHDRGNIGKLILDVEKSPTPLMASDSTETSEAGEEEEEPEGDNDSKERMPFIH; encoded by the exons ATGGCTAAAGAAGGAGCAGACATGACAGAGGAAACCGAGTACATGATAGACAAAAATGTGAAGAAAGAAATAGACAACGTGGAGACGTCTGGCAATGCCAAAGAAATGCGAGCGGTGATATTGTCAGGTTTTGGGGGTCTTAACAAACTCAGGGTGACCAAGAAGGCAATGCCCGAGCCTCAGGATGGTGAAGTGAAGATCCGCGTGAAAACATG TGGCTTGAATTTCCTGGACCTGATGGTACGTCAGGGGACTATCGATAATCCCCCCAAACCCCCTCTTGTCCCTGGATTTGAGTGCTCTGGAATAGTAGAGTCAGTGGGTGAAAACACAAAGGGATTTGAG ATAGGCGACAGAGTCATGGCTTTTGTGAATTACGACGCCTGGGCGGAGGTGGTTTGCGCACCCGTGGATTTTGTCTACAAGATGCCAGATGAAATGACGTTCGCTGAAGCAGCAGCCTTCTCCCTGAACTTTGTGGCTGCTTATATGATGCTCTTTGAGGTTGCCAATCTGCGAGAGGGGATGTCAGTGTTGGTCCACTCAGCAGGAGGTGGTGTA GGTCAAGCTGTGGCTCAGCTGTGCTCCACCGTGCCTAACGTCACTGTGTTTGGGATCGCTTCGTGTTTCAAACACGCGGCCATTAGAGACTCCGTGGCTCACCTCTTTGACAGAAATGTTGACTACATCCAAGAAGTCAAAAA GATTTCTCCAGAGGGAGTGGACATTGTGCTTGACTGCCTGTGTGGGGAGAACACAGGCAAAGGCCTGAGTTTGCTGAAACCGCTGGGAACCTACATCCTGTATG gcgCGTCAAACATGGTAACTGGGGAAACAAAGAGTTTCTTCAGCTTTGCAAAATCT tggTGGCAGGTGGAGAAGGTGAATCCTATTAAGCTATACGAAGAGAACAAAGTCATAGCTGGATTTTCGCTCCTCAACCTGCTCTTCAAACAAGGGAGATGTGGCCTTGTGAAATCAGTGATGGACAAACTACTGTGTCTGTATGAAGAGAAGAAGATCAAGCCTGTAGTGGACTCCCTCTGGGCGCTGGAGGAG GTAAAAGAGGCGATGCAGAGAATTCATGACAGAGGCAACATAGGAAAACTCATTCTGGATGTTGAGAAGTCTCCCACCCCTCTG ATGGCCAGCGACAGCACGGAGACCAGTgaagcaggagaggaagaagaggagccCGAGGGAGACAACGACAGCAAGGAGCGAATGCCTTTTATCCATTAG